A region of the Synechococcus sp. PCC 7502 genome:
TATCCTAGTTAGTTCCAATAAGCGAGCTAAAAATAATCAAGCTCATCAAATTTAGTAGAATTAGTCAAATGTAAAATTAGCGAAATATTTAATACAGCTTTTTTTATTAGGTATTCTTTTATATAAATTCAAGCTAGAAATTCAAGCTAGAAATTCAAGCAAATTATGCAGCCTCTTAACTCACGGGTTCTAACTTTGCAGGCACAGGTGGCGGGTAGACTCAAAGCCAAGGCAAAGGTTCCTCGCCTCGAAATTTTCAAATCGGGACAAAAACGCCCAGAAGTCTATGATCTGGTTGGCGATCGCTATGTCTTAGGACGAAGTAGTGGTAAGTGTCAAATTGTGATTCAAACTCCTGTGGTCAGTCAAGTCCATGCCGAAATCACCCGTAGAAATGCTAATAATTTTGTGATTTCCGATCAAGACTCTACCAATGGCATCTACCGCGGACACCAACGCTTAAAGTCCATAACCCTGAAGCACAAAATGGTGATCACCCTTGGACCACCTGAACTAGAGGCAGCCGTAACCGTGCGTTATATTGATCCACCGCCTTGGTATATCAGGACATTGCAATATACAGGGTTCGGTATTCTTGGCTTAAGTACTCTCTTGATATTGGCGATCGCCATTGAATGGCAAAAATTTTCAGTTAAACCTCTACCCATTGCCCAACAGGGACAAATTGAAGTTTTGGCAGGGGATAAAACCACTTCCATCGCACCTCCAGATCGGGAAAAACACACCGAGATAGGAAATCTATCGGAATTTGGCACCTATCTTCCCAATGCTGTCATTGCCTCCGAAGATAATGCCTATTACTACCACCTTGGGGTAAATCCGGGGGGGATTCTGCGTGCCTTAGTCACAAATGTTAGTAGTGGTGAACTGCGCCAAGGGGGAAGTACAATTACCCAACAATTGGCAAGGTTACTATTAGGACAGACCTATGTTGGTACCAGTGACTCGGCTGGACGTAAATGGCGTGAGGCGGTAGCTGCAATCAAGCTTACCTTTACCTATAGCAAAAATGATCTGTTAACCATCTACCTAAATCGAGTCTATTTGGGCAATGGAGTCTATGGCTTTCAAGATGCGGCTCGACTTTACTTTAATAAGTCTTTACCTGAACTAGACCTTTCCGAAGCGGCAACCTTGGCGGGAATTTTACCTGCCCCTAATCTGATTAATCCATTTAAAAATAAAAAACTGGCATTGGAATATCGCGATCGCATTCTCAATCGCATGGCAGAACTAGGCATGGTTAAACCCGAAGTCGCTGAACGAGCAAGACGATCTATTTTAAAGCTCAATCTTGATGCCCAAGGTAAAGTGCAAGGTACCGTTGCTCCCTACTACTACGGCTATGTCTATGATGAGTTAGAAAATATTGCACCGAATTTAGCACGGGAGGGTAATTTTGTCATTGAAACCAGCCTAGATATTGCGATGCAAAAAGCTGCGGATCAGTCTCTACGTCAAGCAGTAGCTACCCAAGGTGCCGCCTACAATTTTTCCCAAGGGGCGATCGTGACGATGGATGCTAGTAATGGCTCCATTTTGACCATGACTGGGGGCGTAGATTTTCAGAAAAGTCAATTTAATCGAGCCACAAATGCCTATCGTCAACCTGGCTCAACTTTTAAGCTTTTTACTTACCTAGCCGCGATCGCCCAAGGCATACCCCCAACCACCACTTTTTCCTGTAGTCCCCGCAGCGGAGTTGCTGGCTGTCACAACGGCGGAAGCGGTTTTATTGATATGTATCATGGCTTTGCCCTTTCCGAAAATGTCATTGCCATTCAAGTAGCAGATGCGGCGGGTCTAGGAAATGTCTTGCAAACTGCCCGCAAGTTGGGAATTACCTCAAAATTGGAGGAAAACTATAACCTAGTCCTCGGTGGCTATGAAGTCAAAATGTTAGAAATGGTTGGGGCATACGGTACGATTGCCAATCTCGGAATTTATAACACTCCCCATGCCATTCAGCGTATTTACGATACCAATTCCTGTAGCGATCGCAAAAATTACACCAGTTGTGAATTAATCTTTGATGCCAATACCTATTATCAGCCCAGTCCCAGAATTGATCCAAACATCGCAGACACCATGATTGATCTAATGGCAGGAGTAGTAAACTACGGCACTGCTAGAGGCGCATCCTTGGCACAAGCTACCACCGTCGGTAAAACTGGTACCACCGATCAAGGGCGAGACCTCTGGTTCATTGGCTTTGCTCCATCTTCCAAGCTTTTAGCCGCAGTGTGGTTAGGTAATGATGAAGGCATAACCGACAGTAGTAGTGTTTTGGCTGTGCAAGTTTGGAGTAATTATATGGCTAAGGTGATACGGTAGAAATGTTAATAATGATAAAATAACCATAAAGTTTTATAAGGACGATAAAATATGACACCTTCTTTAATTAATTTCTTTTGGGGCTTAGGCTATGGAGCCACTTTCGTGATCATTGCCGTAACCGCATTAGTACTAGTTAGTCAAAAAGATAAAGTTAAGCGCCAAGGCTAAAAATTATAATTACCAAATTTAGGGGTTAAGTCTGGCTTGACCTCTTTTTTAGTCCTAGCTTTAATCACTAAAATCTCGAATAAAAACTTGATTGGGGCAAAGCTGTCATTTTGTTAGAAATTTGTTAGAAATATTTAATACTTATTTTCATCCATGCCTATGATTAACTAGATTAGGGTTAGAATGAGCTAAATCACACCCCTGCATGGTACTTGCTGAAACGTTAGGAGAGATAAATCATGATTAATATTGGCGGCAATCCGCTAATGATACTTTTGGCAATTATTGCAGCCCTTGGTGGTATCGGTTTGTATTTTGTCCGTAGCTTTCGTCCTGAACTAGCAAGGGATCACGATATTTTCTTTTCGGCGATCGCCTTAGTTTACGGAATTATTCTCCTAGCTTTTAACTTTCGCATGGAAATTACTACCCAACTAGCACAGGTACTGGTAGTCGGGTTTGCGGGATGGTTTGCGGTGGAGTCATTAATTTTACGACAGGCTCTCTCTGCTCAAGCACGGCGATCGCCAATGAACCCCATTGAAGACGACCCTATTGACCCAGACTACCGAGGCTATCGGGCAGAAATTGATCCCAATCGCGAATTTGCCCCACGGCGCACCAAAAGCACTCGCCAAATGCGTGGCACCTCCCCCCAACAAACTGAACTG
Encoded here:
- a CDS encoding transglycosylase domain-containing protein → MQPLNSRVLTLQAQVAGRLKAKAKVPRLEIFKSGQKRPEVYDLVGDRYVLGRSSGKCQIVIQTPVVSQVHAEITRRNANNFVISDQDSTNGIYRGHQRLKSITLKHKMVITLGPPELEAAVTVRYIDPPPWYIRTLQYTGFGILGLSTLLILAIAIEWQKFSVKPLPIAQQGQIEVLAGDKTTSIAPPDREKHTEIGNLSEFGTYLPNAVIASEDNAYYYHLGVNPGGILRALVTNVSSGELRQGGSTITQQLARLLLGQTYVGTSDSAGRKWREAVAAIKLTFTYSKNDLLTIYLNRVYLGNGVYGFQDAARLYFNKSLPELDLSEAATLAGILPAPNLINPFKNKKLALEYRDRILNRMAELGMVKPEVAERARRSILKLNLDAQGKVQGTVAPYYYGYVYDELENIAPNLAREGNFVIETSLDIAMQKAADQSLRQAVATQGAAYNFSQGAIVTMDASNGSILTMTGGVDFQKSQFNRATNAYRQPGSTFKLFTYLAAIAQGIPPTTTFSCSPRSGVAGCHNGGSGFIDMYHGFALSENVIAIQVADAAGLGNVLQTARKLGITSKLEENYNLVLGGYEVKMLEMVGAYGTIANLGIYNTPHAIQRIYDTNSCSDRKNYTSCELIFDANTYYQPSPRIDPNIADTMIDLMAGVVNYGTARGASLAQATTVGKTGTTDQGRDLWFIGFAPSSKLLAAVWLGNDEGITDSSSVLAVQVWSNYMAKVIR
- a CDS encoding photosystem II reaction center X protein — encoded protein: MTPSLINFFWGLGYGATFVIIAVTALVLVSQKDKVKRQG
- a CDS encoding Ycf66 family protein; translated protein: MINIGGNPLMILLAIIAALGGIGLYFVRSFRPELARDHDIFFSAIALVYGIILLAFNFRMEITTQLAQVLVVGFAGWFAVESLILRQALSAQARRSPMNPIEDDPIDPDYRGYRAEIDPNREFAPRRTKSTRQMRGTSPQQTELRGDVEQRKPRRPRRSSDAVIDIDEDDIRPIAPKSRRPKTDRPDRDSDRPTSPSNESPIDSEWNRDVPPRRPKRPRNSEPSSNFETDEQDW